In Acinonyx jubatus isolate Ajub_Pintada_27869175 unplaced genomic scaffold, VMU_Ajub_asm_v1.0 scaffold_20, whole genome shotgun sequence, a single genomic region encodes these proteins:
- the TPPP gene encoding tubulin polymerization-promoting protein produces the protein MGIRGQRQGQDGHVAEAFSVGALSWPEAMQGLRGGQPALSSLRGKSCRTITFEQFKEALEELSKKRFKDKSSEEAVREVHRLIEGKAPIISGVTKAISSPTVSRLTDTTKFTGSHKERFDPSGKGKGKAGRVDLVDESGYVPGYKHAGTYDQKVQGGK, from the exons ATGGGCATTCGGGGTCAGCGGCAGGGTCAGGATGGCCACGTGGCTGAGGCCTTCTCTGTGGGGGCCCTCTCCTGGCCTGAGGCCATGCAGGGCCTCCGCGGTGGGCAGCCTG CGCTCTCCTCCCTCAGAGGGAAATCCTGCCGGACCATCACATTCGAGCAGTTCAAGGAGGCGCTTGAAGAGCTCTCCAAGAAGAGATTCAAAGACAAGAGCAGTGAGGAGGCCGTCCGCGAGGTGCACAGGCTCATCGAGGGCAAGGCCCCCATCATCTCAGGGGTGACG AAGGCCATCTCGTCGCCCACTGTATCCCGGCTCACAGACACGACCAAGTTCACGGGCTCCCACAAGGAACGCTTCGACCCATCAGGCAAGGGCAAAGGCAAGGCGGGCCGTGTGGACCTGGTGGATGAGTCAGGCTACGTACCGGGCTATAAGCACGCGGGCACCTATGACCAGAAGGTGCAGGGTGGCAAGTAG